In Methanococcoides sp. AM1, one genomic interval encodes:
- the nrdD gene encoding anaerobic ribonucleoside-triphosphate reductase — MSGSTGKDEIDRLDFKDTDDLIDDVLYDKNWLIRENANTRLSPSVIDMHISSQLKKRYALEKLYSKDVANAHIKGTIHIHDLSDPFKPYCNGIDGRIFLMDGLKFTDSRSAPAKQFNAAIFHAMSFMLHSQQFFAGAQAIDMFNWLLAPHLHYSDIDEEQLLQIVQGFMFQMNQSNRIGAQSAFTNIGLRINCPSSLANEPAVYGGKFIGRKYSQFEKEARAIYGAFMEIAAKGDADGLPFTFPLITTAITKDIDIEDPLWKKTMYATSSTGAPYFLNLTTDYLEENTVQAMCCRLLARHSGGVWTAGGMGSGSNKIVTVNLPGVALDSDRTERTDGIERIENIDRFFERLDEVLEITRKALLEGQEIVRRSLYEWKILPWLLQRTENDLPYFDLDSRHLTFGVVGLNECLLNLTGEGLIEQHELGMKIIRHMLAKIETYSREDGIEYTFEQAPAESTAHRLAMLDRSSFGEKAHVQGTSHDAYYTNSTHVPYSSKISLADKIKIESEFHPYFTGGTISHIWMGESFPDPEGMSELIQKLTETDLAYFCFSPDFSVCENRHVSRGMNLECPICNKPAIDHVSRVTGYFGHVKQWNPGKQKEYEERHRYNLQSENTK; from the coding sequence ATGAGTGGGAGTACAGGTAAAGATGAAATCGATCGTCTTGATTTTAAGGATACTGATGACCTGATAGATGATGTCCTGTATGACAAGAACTGGCTGATCAGGGAGAACGCAAACACTCGACTTAGCCCTTCTGTCATTGACATGCATATTTCATCCCAGCTCAAGAAAAGATACGCACTTGAAAAACTGTACTCGAAAGATGTTGCCAATGCACACATAAAAGGCACCATACACATACACGACCTGAGCGATCCTTTCAAGCCATACTGCAATGGAATAGATGGCAGGATATTCCTCATGGATGGACTGAAATTTACGGATTCCAGAAGTGCTCCTGCAAAACAGTTCAATGCTGCCATATTCCATGCGATGTCCTTTATGCTTCATTCCCAGCAGTTCTTTGCAGGAGCACAGGCAATCGATATGTTCAACTGGCTACTTGCACCGCACCTTCACTATTCGGACATAGATGAAGAGCAACTTCTCCAGATAGTACAGGGATTCATGTTCCAGATGAACCAGTCCAACCGCATAGGTGCACAAAGTGCATTCACCAACATCGGACTCCGTATCAATTGCCCTTCCTCCCTTGCAAATGAACCTGCGGTCTATGGAGGAAAGTTCATTGGCAGGAAATACTCACAATTTGAAAAAGAAGCACGTGCTATCTACGGTGCTTTTATGGAGATAGCAGCAAAGGGTGATGCTGACGGACTTCCATTCACATTCCCACTTATCACTACTGCCATAACAAAGGACATTGATATTGAAGATCCTTTATGGAAAAAAACGATGTATGCCACTTCTTCCACCGGGGCCCCATACTTCCTGAACCTGACCACAGATTATCTTGAAGAAAACACCGTGCAGGCAATGTGTTGCCGTCTTCTTGCAAGGCATTCCGGAGGCGTGTGGACAGCTGGAGGGATGGGAAGCGGTTCCAACAAGATAGTAACTGTGAACCTGCCCGGAGTTGCACTTGATTCAGACAGGACGGAAAGAACAGATGGGATCGAAAGGATAGAAAATATCGATCGGTTCTTTGAACGGCTGGATGAAGTACTGGAAATAACAAGGAAAGCCCTGCTCGAAGGTCAGGAGATCGTCAGGAGATCATTGTATGAATGGAAGATACTGCCCTGGCTTTTGCAGAGAACTGAAAATGACCTGCCGTATTTTGATCTTGATTCGCGACACCTGACCTTTGGAGTAGTCGGACTTAATGAATGCCTGCTGAACCTTACAGGAGAAGGTCTGATAGAGCAGCATGAGCTGGGAATGAAGATAATACGCCATATGCTTGCAAAGATAGAGACATATTCAAGAGAAGACGGAATTGAATATACGTTCGAACAGGCCCCTGCAGAGAGCACAGCGCACAGGCTTGCCATGCTTGACAGGTCTTCATTTGGTGAAAAAGCACACGTGCAGGGGACCAGTCACGATGCATATTACACTAATTCCACACATGTACCTTACAGCTCAAAGATATCCCTTGCAGACAAGATAAAGATTGAATCAGAATTCCATCCATATTTTACTGGAGGGACCATCAGTCACATATGGATGGGAGAAAGCTTCCCGGACCCGGAAGGCATGAGCGAACTGATACAGAAGCTCACCGAAACGGACCTTGCATACTTCTGCTTCTCGCCTGACTTCTCCGTATGTGAGAACAGGCATGTTTCACGTGGAATGAACCTTGAATGCCCCATTTGCAATAAACCTGCGATCGATCATGTATCAAGGGTCACAGGTTATTTTGGACACGTGAAACAATGGAATCCGGGAAAACAGAAAGAGTACGAAGAAAGACATCGATACAACCTTCAGAGTGAAAACACTAAATAA
- a CDS encoding ABC transporter ATP-binding protein: MGEVKVSDVSLAFEKENGESTLALDNINLEIKDKEFICFIGPSGCGKTTLLRSIAGLEMPDSGEITLDGERITVPDSKRGMVFQEYSLFPWNTVIQNITFGPQMQGMSKGESLERAEKYLKLVGLEQFRNSYPYELSGGMRQRVAIARALANEPKVLLMDEPFGALDAQTRNTLQNELLDVWAKNQITIVFVTHSVDEAVFLADKIVVMTARPGKIKKVINVELPRPRDRTSSEANELRHSLLRMLAEERRD; the protein is encoded by the coding sequence ATGGGTGAGGTTAAAGTATCGGATGTTTCACTGGCATTTGAAAAGGAAAATGGCGAATCCACTCTTGCACTGGATAATATTAATCTTGAGATCAAGGACAAGGAATTCATTTGTTTCATCGGTCCCTCTGGTTGTGGAAAGACAACACTTCTGAGGTCTATTGCAGGACTTGAAATGCCGGATTCCGGTGAGATAACCCTTGATGGTGAAAGGATCACAGTCCCCGATTCCAAGAGGGGCATGGTATTTCAGGAGTATTCATTGTTCCCATGGAACACTGTTATCCAGAACATCACATTCGGTCCCCAGATGCAGGGGATGAGCAAAGGTGAATCTCTTGAGAGGGCGGAGAAATACCTGAAACTTGTTGGTCTTGAGCAGTTTAGGAACAGTTATCCGTATGAACTCTCGGGTGGAATGCGTCAGAGAGTTGCAATTGCACGTGCTCTTGCAAATGAGCCCAAGGTACTTCTCATGGACGAGCCGTTCGGTGCACTGGATGCACAGACCAGGAATACCCTGCAGAACGAACTTCTCGATGTATGGGCCAAAAATCAGATCACCATTGTGTTTGTTACTCACAGTGTGGATGAGGCCGTCTTCCTTGCAGACAAGATCGTTGTTATGACCGCAAGGCCGGGTAAGATCAAAAAGGTCATAAATGTGGAGCTTCCACGACCTCGTGACAGGACAAGTTCTGAAGCAAACGAATTGCGCCATAGCCTTCTCCGGATGCTGGCAGAAGAAAGACGTGATTAA
- a CDS encoding prenyltransferase/squalene oxidase repeat-containing protein has protein sequence MKTLNNDVGIIYLMEDAIERAFTWINQQNASTAKELARLITACELWNVENDHSSRLIQLRNEDNWNDSVRETARAYSALASSDIDLEDSSRWLAARQESNGSWENDVYDTTYALIALADMGIHDPKGCSWLVENYGEKWEHVGTTSLIITALIKQGHLIEEDPFADLIKERSGWILSERNEDGGWRFISTSNLVIQALSIAGSKEELDVSEKWLRSRQNLNGSWGKGEGDVTATALSLITLGILKTNRIY, from the coding sequence GTGAAAACACTAAATAACGATGTCGGTATCATCTATCTCATGGAAGATGCGATCGAAAGAGCATTTACATGGATAAACCAGCAGAATGCATCGACTGCAAAGGAACTGGCACGCCTTATAACTGCATGTGAACTCTGGAATGTTGAAAATGACCATTCTTCCCGACTGATACAGCTCAGGAATGAGGACAACTGGAACGATTCAGTCAGGGAAACAGCAAGAGCCTATTCCGCACTTGCATCATCGGACATTGATCTTGAAGATAGCTCACGGTGGCTGGCCGCCAGGCAGGAAAGCAACGGCTCATGGGAAAACGATGTTTATGACACCACTTATGCATTGATAGCTCTGGCAGACATGGGCATTCATGACCCTAAAGGCTGCAGTTGGCTCGTTGAGAACTATGGTGAGAAATGGGAACACGTAGGGACGACCTCACTTATCATTACTGCCCTGATCAAGCAGGGCCATCTCATTGAAGAAGATCCTTTTGCCGACCTCATCAAAGAACGTTCCGGATGGATATTATCAGAGAGGAACGAAGACGGTGGCTGGAGATTCATTTCCACAAGCAATCTCGTCATTCAGGCACTTTCTATTGCAGGATCCAAGGAAGAACTGGATGTGTCAGAAAAGTGGCTACGTTCCAGACAAAATCTCAATGGATCATGGGGTAAAGGTGAAGGAGACGTTACAGCAACTGCACTTTCACTTATCACACTGGGAATTTTGAAGACCAATAGAATATATTAA
- a CDS encoding polymer-forming cytoskeletal protein has protein sequence MDKFLKYHADTNTYIIRRKAFFEDSVRLDGNVIIGSGANFWKDLEASGSLELGKASLVKGNVKASDALISTRCEIGGNIDVTYNLTMLDNVKVAGHAICGNEMSIRPGCEITFAKADTALELIGKVNIKEIESATKLIVRSDM, from the coding sequence ATGGATAAATTTCTCAAATACCACGCAGATACAAATACTTACATTATTCGCAGGAAAGCATTTTTCGAAGATAGTGTCAGGCTCGATGGAAATGTGATCATCGGTTCAGGCGCGAACTTCTGGAAAGATCTTGAGGCAAGTGGTTCACTTGAACTTGGCAAGGCATCCCTTGTTAAAGGAAATGTCAAAGCATCTGATGCACTGATAAGCACACGCTGCGAGATAGGAGGAAATATTGATGTTACCTACAACCTCACAATGCTCGATAATGTAAAGGTAGCAGGTCATGCAATATGTGGTAATGAGATGTCCATCCGACCGGGGTGTGAGATCACTTTTGCAAAAGCAGATACTGCCCTTGAACTTATCGGAAAAGTAAACATAAAAGAGATAGAGTCGGCAACAAAGCTTATTGTTCGTTCCGACATGTAA